A window of the Pseudoalteromonas sp. A25 genome harbors these coding sequences:
- the tpiA gene encoding triose-phosphate isomerase → MTQRKPIVAGNWKMNGSFELVAEICSEVKKYKNLNVDVIIFPPALLLSEVVKNGIESGTQTISEFDAGAYTGEIQAQLAHELGAKYTLIGHSERRSIFNESDQQVADKFAQAQKSGLTPILCVGETEAEREAAQTEQVVARQIRAVIDKLGIAALNDSVIAYEPVWAIGTGKTATPEQAQAVHKFIRDMLNSYDKQVASSLRILYGGSVNEKNSESLFAQADIDGGLIGGASLKKDAFTSICNSAVGNV, encoded by the coding sequence ATGACACAGCGTAAGCCTATTGTTGCAGGTAATTGGAAAATGAACGGCTCATTCGAGCTAGTAGCCGAAATTTGCAGCGAAGTAAAAAAGTATAAAAATCTGAATGTAGATGTAATTATTTTTCCACCCGCTTTATTGCTAAGTGAAGTGGTAAAAAATGGCATTGAATCTGGTACGCAAACGATATCAGAATTTGACGCAGGTGCTTATACGGGTGAAATTCAGGCACAACTGGCGCACGAATTAGGTGCCAAGTATACCTTGATTGGTCACTCAGAAAGACGCAGTATTTTCAATGAGTCAGACCAGCAAGTTGCTGATAAGTTTGCTCAAGCACAAAAGTCTGGCTTAACGCCTATTTTGTGTGTAGGTGAAACAGAAGCTGAGCGGGAAGCCGCCCAAACTGAACAAGTTGTTGCTAGGCAAATAAGAGCAGTTATCGATAAATTAGGTATAGCAGCACTGAATGATTCTGTGATAGCATACGAACCCGTTTGGGCTATAGGGACTGGTAAAACAGCAACTCCTGAACAGGCTCAGGCGGTACATAAGTTTATTCGTGATATGCTTAACAGTTATGATAAGCAGGTCGCAAGCTCGCTGCGGATCCTTTATGGTGGCAGTGTGAATGAAAAGAACAGTGAATCATTATTTGCACAAGCAGATATAGACGGCGGACTCATTGGTGGCGCAAGTCTAAAAAAAGATGCTTTTACTAGCATCTGCAATAGTGCAGTAGGGAACGTATAA
- the secG gene encoding preprotein translocase subunit SecG, which translates to MYEILLVVYLIVALALVGMVLVQQGKGADMGSSFGAGASATVFGSSGAGNFMTKTTTILATVFFVLSIVLGNLTAGQIKKTDEWENLEAPAATVVPAESDVPVSSEDNKSSDVPN; encoded by the coding sequence ATGTACGAAATATTATTAGTTGTTTACTTGATTGTTGCATTAGCACTGGTTGGTATGGTGTTGGTTCAACAAGGCAAAGGCGCAGACATGGGCTCGTCGTTTGGCGCAGGTGCATCAGCAACAGTTTTCGGCTCGTCAGGTGCTGGCAACTTTATGACAAAGACAACCACCATTTTGGCAACCGTTTTCTTTGTTTTGAGCATCGTGCTTGGTAACTTAACCGCCGGTCAAATCAAAAAGACTGATGAGTGGGAAAACCTTGAAGCACCAGCTGCAACCGTAGTGCCGGCTGAATCAGATGTACCAGTGTCATCTGAAGATAACAAAAGTTCAGACGTACCAAATTAA
- a CDS encoding glycine cleavage system protein R, with protein sequence MTAFANQQLVLTAIGEDRSGIVSELTQLVSDCHCNIIDSRIAILGNEFTFIMLLSGDMSAISRVEHSLPVKGMELGLLTMMKRTSSHQQGNFSAGYTLEYEGLDTPGTLSKVTRFFAEQHVSICSLKSDTFEQGEQLNMRCEIEFNIPSDVNADEFKIRFEDLSHALNVDYILRRIR encoded by the coding sequence ATGACTGCATTTGCCAATCAACAACTGGTATTAACTGCAATAGGTGAAGACCGTTCAGGAATAGTAAGCGAGCTGACACAGCTTGTGAGTGATTGTCACTGTAATATTATCGACAGTCGTATCGCGATTTTAGGGAACGAGTTCACTTTTATTATGTTGCTCAGTGGAGATATGTCTGCTATCAGCCGTGTCGAGCATAGCCTACCTGTTAAAGGGATGGAGCTTGGACTGCTGACTATGATGAAACGCACAAGCTCACATCAGCAAGGCAACTTTAGTGCAGGCTATACGCTGGAATATGAAGGCCTTGATACGCCAGGCACGCTCAGTAAAGTGACACGTTTTTTCGCTGAACAACATGTAAGCATCTGTTCTCTAAAGTCAGATACTTTCGAGCAAGGTGAGCAGTTGAATATGCGTTGTGAAATTGAGTTTAATATTCCAAGTGATGTAAACGCAGACGAATTTAAGATCCGTTTTGAAGATCTTTCTCACGCGCTCAACGTAGACTACATTTTAAGACGAATTCGCTAA
- the queE gene encoding 7-carboxy-7-deazaguanine synthase QueE codes for MYKINEIFETIQGEASFTGVPSIFLRLQGCPVGCAWCDTKQTWDVNPTYLVSLDKTVEKKADSEWWAEATSQQILELFKQRGYQAKHVVITGGEPCMFDLIPLCELLHAAGYSTQIETSGTFEIKVPEQTWVTVSPKINMRGGYEVLTSAMQRADEIKHPVAMQKHIEELEALFEQTGVTPKLVYLQPISQKAKATKLAIDTCMKKNWRLSVQVHKYIGIN; via the coding sequence TTGTACAAAATAAACGAAATTTTTGAAACCATACAAGGTGAAGCTAGTTTTACTGGTGTGCCTTCGATTTTTTTGCGTCTGCAAGGCTGCCCTGTGGGTTGTGCTTGGTGTGATACCAAGCAAACTTGGGATGTAAACCCGACTTATTTAGTTTCGTTAGATAAAACGGTAGAAAAGAAAGCTGACTCAGAGTGGTGGGCTGAGGCTACTTCGCAGCAAATATTGGAATTGTTCAAGCAGCGCGGATATCAAGCTAAGCACGTTGTGATCACCGGTGGTGAGCCATGTATGTTCGATTTAATACCACTGTGTGAGTTGTTGCATGCGGCAGGTTACAGCACGCAAATAGAAACCAGCGGAACTTTTGAAATTAAAGTGCCGGAGCAAACTTGGGTAACAGTATCTCCAAAAATCAATATGCGCGGAGGCTATGAAGTTTTAACAAGTGCTATGCAAAGGGCTGACGAAATCAAACACCCAGTTGCTATGCAAAAGCATATTGAAGAACTTGAAGCGTTGTTCGAACAAACGGGCGTTACGCCAAAGCTAGTTTATTTACAGCCCATTAGCCAAAAGGCTAAAGCAACTAAGTTAGCGATTGACACTTGCATGAAGAAAAACTGGCGTTTATCAGTACAAGTGCACAAATATATTGGTATTAATTAA
- a CDS encoding UvrD-helicase domain-containing protein: MNIINFEIKSVIAKHVKLVLQNDGIQLYGKQQHKFYLWRDMLSPPRLSAGMFFCDVKISLLACGTVDCVKVEKGKFSQANFQALWVSQNAAHLISTIGKIERLLQARYLSASNLVLVRDIISSLAPRWLSWQPDVKLTEPLLQAIYTLRELAQWQANDIEAFRDAYILYQENKYEQFFANVERQPLTSAQRRACIVQDNRQLLLAGAGTGKTSVMAARAKFLVCSSGEKAENILLLAYASEAANELQQRVGADFNCFTFHALGMHIIEAVEGHKPKISSLVTEQQKKLQFISDTIQALCLAPHYYSQFKQFCLQECQTPIGEITEFFSSVNCSTVLKHIAVLIGHYKNTSVLKQLSKIELHHASLLECLKPIVGEYQLYLKNEQAIDFEDMIAKTIAYLEQGKFIVPWRHIMVDEFQDLSPVRAKLLQALLKHANQSQLFAVGDDWQSIYRFSGADVSLITHFKEYFGAATVGQLDQTFRYPQQILDVSSQFVCANPSQLVKHMRAHIDYDHNSFVKCPVDNEHDALKAILNQLAQQYGQLSVLLLARNHKMLPSKQQLKQLKSQFSGLELKAMTFHASKGKEAQFCIIMGLYDGKGGFPAQSRTQPLLESMLASQEPYPHAEERRLFYVALTRARQQVILLEPKTNASPFLQELNIDCVMDIQSEK; this comes from the coding sequence TTGAATATTATTAACTTTGAAATAAAAAGTGTAATCGCTAAGCATGTAAAGCTCGTCTTGCAAAATGATGGTATACAGCTGTATGGCAAACAACAGCACAAATTTTATTTGTGGCGAGATATGCTGTCACCACCAAGGTTATCAGCGGGAATGTTTTTCTGTGATGTGAAAATATCACTCTTAGCTTGCGGCACAGTTGATTGCGTTAAAGTTGAAAAAGGCAAGTTTAGTCAAGCTAATTTCCAAGCGTTATGGGTTAGCCAAAATGCAGCGCATTTGATCAGCACAATCGGCAAAATAGAACGATTACTTCAAGCTCGGTATTTGTCAGCCAGTAATTTAGTGCTAGTGCGTGATATTATCTCATCTTTGGCTCCGCGTTGGCTAAGTTGGCAGCCTGATGTCAAATTAACAGAACCCCTCCTACAGGCGATTTATACGTTGCGCGAGCTAGCGCAATGGCAAGCCAACGACATAGAAGCGTTTCGTGATGCATATATTCTTTACCAAGAAAATAAATATGAACAGTTTTTTGCCAATGTAGAACGTCAACCTTTAACCTCAGCTCAAAGACGTGCCTGTATTGTTCAAGATAATCGGCAGTTACTATTGGCGGGAGCTGGTACAGGCAAAACGAGTGTAATGGCTGCGCGTGCAAAATTTTTGGTTTGTAGTTCGGGTGAAAAAGCTGAAAATATACTGTTACTGGCATATGCAAGTGAAGCTGCTAATGAGCTTCAACAAAGAGTAGGAGCTGATTTTAACTGTTTCACATTCCATGCTTTAGGGATGCATATCATTGAGGCGGTTGAAGGGCACAAGCCGAAGATAAGCTCACTGGTTACTGAACAGCAAAAGAAGCTACAGTTCATTAGTGATACAATACAAGCACTTTGCCTTGCGCCCCACTATTACAGCCAATTTAAGCAGTTTTGTTTACAAGAGTGTCAGACCCCGATCGGAGAGATCACCGAGTTTTTTTCGAGTGTTAATTGTTCTACCGTACTGAAACATATTGCCGTTTTGATTGGTCATTATAAAAATACCAGTGTGTTAAAACAGCTATCAAAAATAGAGTTGCACCATGCGTCACTATTAGAGTGTTTGAAGCCGATTGTTGGGGAATACCAGCTTTACTTAAAAAATGAACAAGCAATCGACTTTGAGGACATGATAGCCAAAACCATCGCGTACCTAGAGCAAGGTAAGTTTATTGTTCCATGGCGCCACATTATGGTTGATGAGTTTCAAGATTTATCGCCTGTTAGAGCCAAATTACTTCAAGCTTTATTAAAGCATGCCAACCAATCTCAGTTGTTCGCCGTTGGCGATGATTGGCAATCGATTTATCGTTTTAGTGGTGCTGATGTTTCATTGATAACTCATTTCAAGGAGTATTTTGGGGCTGCAACAGTAGGCCAGCTCGATCAAACTTTCAGATACCCTCAACAAATTCTAGATGTCTCAAGTCAGTTTGTATGCGCAAATCCAAGTCAACTCGTTAAGCACATGCGTGCTCATATCGATTATGACCACAACTCGTTTGTCAAATGCCCCGTAGATAATGAGCATGACGCATTGAAAGCGATATTGAATCAGCTAGCGCAACAATATGGTCAGTTGAGTGTATTGCTGCTTGCTCGGAATCATAAAATGTTGCCGAGCAAGCAGCAGTTAAAGCAATTAAAAAGTCAGTTTAGTGGCCTTGAATTAAAAGCGATGACTTTTCATGCTTCAAAGGGTAAAGAGGCGCAGTTTTGTATTATTATGGGGTTGTATGACGGTAAAGGCGGGTTTCCTGCTCAGAGCAGAACTCAACCGCTGTTAGAGAGTATGCTAGCAAGCCAAGAGCCTTACCCTCACGCAGAAGAACGTCGGCTATTCTATGTCGCTTTAACGCGGGCAAGGCAGCAAGTTATATTGCTTGAACCAAAAACTAACGCCAGTCCATTTTTGCAAGAGCTCAATATTGATTGTGTAATGGATATACAGTCAGAAAAATAG
- the bamC gene encoding outer membrane protein assembly factor BamC produces MQYWIPKTLAISVLLGLSGCSVFTNDAHHERNYRVNEPVKVPANLQQPAQDPTYKMSVARFNSDAEAKGYRPPQQVLTVAKGSWVEENDEKARVYFDKNDGIEDLVDFIWQSVEGVMERHNTSLLDDSRAQGSVSTNWYSLIKPAEGWFWEDEEQISKQKFRFVVEQKEHQRTASLHAELLDYQSDKVELTDMLKQQLEARAVNEVVSEFDYLYRILEVQMRKQQGILSLALGFDSEGNGAMITEQAADIVIDRFSSFLERVNFTIIKIDNDTGEIATRYEKPDDSVWDSIWGDESVQLPLESGDYKVTVATTNDGSTSLTWKDAQGNVLDTDVMAQLQQVLLQVLRDKGLTI; encoded by the coding sequence GTGCAGTATTGGATCCCAAAAACGTTGGCTATCAGCGTATTACTTGGTTTATCTGGATGTAGTGTTTTTACAAATGATGCGCATCATGAGCGTAATTATCGTGTAAATGAGCCTGTTAAAGTACCAGCGAACCTACAGCAGCCAGCTCAAGATCCGACCTATAAAATGTCAGTGGCTCGTTTTAATAGCGATGCAGAAGCCAAAGGTTATCGCCCACCGCAACAAGTATTGACCGTTGCAAAGGGAAGCTGGGTTGAGGAAAATGATGAGAAGGCGCGTGTTTACTTCGATAAAAATGATGGTATCGAAGACTTGGTCGATTTTATCTGGCAATCAGTTGAAGGTGTTATGGAGCGCCATAACACCTCTCTACTTGATGATAGCCGCGCACAGGGGTCAGTGAGTACAAATTGGTATTCATTGATCAAACCAGCAGAAGGCTGGTTTTGGGAAGACGAAGAGCAGATTTCAAAGCAGAAGTTTCGCTTTGTTGTTGAGCAAAAAGAGCATCAGAGAACGGCCTCATTACATGCAGAGTTGCTAGATTATCAAAGCGACAAAGTGGAGCTGACAGATATGCTTAAGCAGCAACTTGAAGCCCGGGCCGTGAACGAGGTTGTATCAGAGTTTGACTATTTATATCGCATTTTAGAAGTACAGATGCGAAAACAGCAAGGCATATTATCCCTAGCGCTAGGCTTTGATAGCGAAGGCAACGGTGCCATGATAACTGAGCAAGCAGCAGATATCGTGATAGATAGGTTTTCGAGCTTCTTGGAACGTGTCAACTTCACCATTATTAAAATTGATAATGACACTGGAGAAATCGCTACGCGTTATGAAAAACCAGACGACAGCGTTTGGGACTCTATTTGGGGTGATGAATCTGTACAGTTACCGCTAGAAAGTGGTGATTACAAGGTCACAGTTGCAACAACCAATGATGGTAGCACATCATTAACGTGGAAAGATGCGCAAGGAAATGTGTTAGATACCGATGTTATGGCGCAGTTACAACAAGTATTATTACAAGTATTGCGTGATAAGGGCCTAACTATCTAA
- a CDS encoding Glu/Leu/Phe/Val family dehydrogenase, producing MSEKNILQDALTRLSNIAKTNKEYNAILEALSQPQSTLTSHIAIRKDNGSTAYFKAYRCRYNDLLGPTKGGIRFHQDADQSEVEALALWMTLKCAVVGVPFGGAKGAVTVDPKKLSPMELERLARAYIRAKADFIGPQLDIPAPDVYTNARIMGWMMDEYEKITRTKCPAVITGKPIAFGGSLGRDSATGRGAFLCIEALARKLGWDAKEKTVAIQGFGNGGYHCAKLLQDAGFKVVAVSDSKGGIYSKQGLDIESVYSEKQRSNTLKAVYCQHSVCEDVEHTRINNEELLALQVDILVPAALAGVINAKNVSQIQAQYIVEIANGPITAEVDGQLKEQGTHVIPDILANAGGVIVSYFEWCQNRQGEAWPEEKVYDKLAAYINSAFERAWQRYQQHDDSMRVVVYKLALQQLTEALEAHGTADYFSVN from the coding sequence ATGAGCGAAAAAAACATTTTGCAAGATGCATTAACAAGGCTTAGTAATATCGCCAAGACGAACAAAGAATATAACGCGATATTAGAAGCGTTGAGCCAACCTCAAAGCACCCTGACCAGCCATATAGCCATTAGGAAAGATAACGGCAGCACTGCCTATTTCAAAGCATATCGTTGCCGATATAACGACTTACTTGGTCCTACAAAAGGGGGGATCCGATTCCATCAAGATGCAGATCAAAGTGAAGTAGAAGCATTGGCATTATGGATGACGTTAAAATGTGCGGTGGTAGGGGTACCTTTCGGTGGTGCAAAGGGCGCTGTTACCGTAGACCCCAAAAAGCTGTCTCCTATGGAGCTTGAACGTTTAGCCCGAGCCTACATAAGAGCCAAAGCTGACTTCATTGGTCCACAACTTGATATTCCGGCACCTGATGTATACACCAATGCTCGTATCATGGGTTGGATGATGGATGAATACGAAAAAATTACCCGTACAAAATGTCCTGCGGTGATAACAGGAAAGCCGATTGCCTTTGGTGGTAGTCTTGGCCGTGATAGTGCTACTGGTCGCGGTGCGTTTTTATGTATAGAAGCATTGGCGAGAAAACTCGGCTGGGATGCTAAGGAGAAAACCGTCGCTATTCAAGGTTTTGGGAATGGTGGTTACCATTGCGCTAAGTTGCTACAAGACGCTGGTTTTAAAGTTGTGGCAGTGAGCGACTCTAAAGGAGGCATTTATAGCAAACAGGGCCTAGATATAGAAAGCGTATATAGCGAGAAGCAACGAAGCAATACACTAAAAGCGGTTTATTGCCAGCATTCGGTGTGTGAGGATGTAGAGCATACTCGCATTAATAATGAGGAGTTACTCGCACTCCAAGTAGACATTTTAGTGCCCGCCGCTTTAGCGGGTGTGATTAATGCTAAAAATGTCAGCCAAATTCAGGCCCAATATATTGTTGAGATCGCAAACGGACCCATTACAGCTGAGGTCGATGGTCAGCTAAAAGAACAAGGTACCCATGTTATTCCTGACATACTTGCGAATGCGGGGGGTGTAATAGTGAGCTATTTCGAATGGTGTCAAAATCGGCAAGGAGAGGCATGGCCTGAGGAAAAAGTGTATGACAAACTTGCAGCGTACATCAATAGTGCGTTTGAGAGAGCGTGGCAGCGTTATCAACAACACGATGACTCAATGCGTGTGGTTGTTTATAAGCTCGCTCTCCAACAACTCACAGAGGCGCTAGAGGCACATGGCACGGCAGATTACTTCTCAGTTAACTAG
- the queC gene encoding 7-cyano-7-deazaguanine synthase QueC codes for MSEKVVVIYSGGMDSYTVLNKAVRAGYEVYALSFNYGQRHVKELLVAAQVCEKLNIAHKVVDISAINQLIGGSSLTDDIDVPEGHYEEESMKSTVVPNRNMILLSLAVGYAVSLKANKVFYGAHSGDHAIYPDCRPEFVKKMDDVCRIANYEEIEIVCPYLNSSKIDILTDGLKMGLDYSDTWTCYNGREKACGKCGACQERLEAFALNKAQDPLSYEA; via the coding sequence ATGAGCGAAAAAGTTGTTGTCATTTATTCAGGCGGTATGGACTCATACACCGTATTAAACAAGGCTGTTCGTGCAGGCTATGAGGTCTATGCGCTGTCTTTTAATTATGGTCAGCGTCACGTAAAAGAGCTACTTGTAGCTGCACAAGTATGCGAAAAACTCAACATAGCTCATAAGGTAGTTGATATTTCGGCTATTAATCAGCTTATTGGTGGCTCCTCACTCACTGACGATATAGATGTACCAGAGGGCCACTACGAAGAAGAGAGTATGAAAAGCACGGTTGTGCCAAATCGCAATATGATCTTATTATCCTTAGCTGTTGGGTATGCCGTATCGTTGAAAGCCAATAAAGTATTTTATGGTGCTCATTCTGGCGATCATGCCATCTATCCAGACTGTCGCCCTGAATTCGTAAAGAAAATGGATGATGTTTGCAGAATTGCTAACTATGAAGAAATCGAAATTGTCTGTCCGTACCTAAATAGTAGCAAGATTGATATCTTAACCGATGGCTTAAAAATGGGATTAGATTACTCAGATACATGGACGTGTTACAACGGTCGTGAGAAAGCGTGTGGAAAGTGCGGTGCCTGCCAAGAGCGCTTAGAAGCATTCGCTTTAAACAAAGCACAAGACCCGCTTAGCTACGAAGCCTAA
- the bcp gene encoding thioredoxin-dependent thiol peroxidase, with protein sequence MKTLTAGEQAPLFTLKNQNDDTVSLATLLEENQVLVYFYPKALTPGCTVQAEQLRDHKAQLAELNTVAVGISPDPVKKLKNFETKKELNFDLLSDEDHAIADAFGVWGLKKFMGKEYDGIHRISFLVGQDGTIKHVFNKFKTKEHHQVVIDYLQTN encoded by the coding sequence ATGAAAACATTAACAGCTGGTGAGCAAGCCCCTCTTTTTACGTTAAAAAACCAAAACGATGACACCGTCTCTTTGGCCACATTACTAGAGGAAAATCAGGTTTTAGTTTACTTCTACCCTAAAGCCCTTACACCAGGGTGCACAGTACAAGCTGAGCAGCTAAGAGATCACAAGGCACAACTTGCAGAACTTAATACGGTTGCTGTTGGGATTAGCCCAGATCCAGTTAAAAAGCTAAAAAACTTTGAAACTAAAAAAGAGCTGAACTTTGACTTACTGTCTGATGAAGATCATGCCATTGCAGACGCTTTTGGTGTGTGGGGGCTTAAAAAGTTTATGGGTAAAGAATACGATGGTATTCATCGCATCAGTTTTTTGGTGGGTCAAGACGGTACAATCAAACATGTATTCAACAAGTTTAAAACTAAAGAACACCACCAAGTAGTGATTGACTACTTACAAACCAACTAA
- the glmM gene encoding phosphoglucosamine mutase — protein sequence MTTRKYFGTDGVRGLVGQFPITPEFALKLGWAAGKVLSKTGTKKVIIGKDTRISGYLLETSLEAGLIAAGIDVVLLGPMPTPAVAYLTQTFRAEAGIVISASHNPYHDNGIKFFSGNGLKLADSVELEIEAMMDEEMTCVPSEKLGKARRLENADGRYIEFCKSQFPKELSLEGLKIVLDCANGATYHIAPAVMRELGATVICHACEPNGVNINHECGATHVDSLKRQVLEHKADVGIAYDGDGDRVMMVDHKGHVFDGDDIVYIIACLAHANGTLRGGVVGTVMSNMGLENALIAKGIEFARSKVGDRYVMELLSQNGWTLGGESSGHVLNLDLICTGDGIISSLQVLAAMVSQNKTLQDLGNGFTKYPMKMINVRYTTSNDPTEQEIVKKAVEEVEQQLAGKGRVLLRKSGTEPVIRVMVEAEQEKQVIDFATKIAEVVESVSN from the coding sequence ATGACAACTAGAAAGTATTTTGGCACTGATGGAGTCAGAGGATTAGTGGGGCAGTTTCCTATCACCCCTGAATTTGCGCTGAAATTAGGCTGGGCAGCCGGTAAAGTTTTATCTAAAACAGGCACTAAAAAAGTAATTATAGGTAAAGATACACGTATATCTGGTTATCTGTTGGAAACTTCTTTAGAAGCAGGCTTGATTGCCGCTGGTATTGATGTTGTGTTGCTGGGGCCGATGCCTACACCTGCAGTTGCCTATCTCACACAAACGTTTAGAGCAGAAGCTGGAATAGTGATCAGTGCATCTCATAATCCATATCACGATAATGGCATTAAATTCTTCAGTGGTAACGGTCTTAAGTTAGCAGACAGTGTAGAGCTTGAGATTGAAGCTATGATGGACGAAGAGATGACCTGCGTTCCATCAGAGAAATTGGGAAAAGCACGACGCTTAGAAAATGCAGATGGTCGTTACATTGAGTTTTGTAAAAGTCAGTTTCCAAAAGAGCTATCACTTGAAGGCTTAAAAATAGTTCTTGACTGTGCTAATGGTGCCACCTATCACATTGCGCCAGCAGTTATGCGAGAGCTGGGTGCAACAGTGATTTGTCATGCTTGTGAGCCAAACGGCGTAAACATAAACCATGAGTGTGGTGCAACACATGTTGATAGCCTGAAGCGCCAAGTTTTAGAGCATAAAGCAGATGTTGGTATCGCTTACGATGGCGATGGTGATCGCGTCATGATGGTTGACCATAAGGGACATGTCTTTGACGGTGATGATATCGTGTACATCATCGCTTGTTTAGCTCACGCTAATGGCACACTTAGAGGTGGTGTTGTCGGTACCGTCATGTCAAATATGGGGCTGGAAAATGCGCTGATCGCGAAGGGGATTGAGTTTGCGCGCAGCAAAGTTGGTGATCGCTATGTGATGGAATTACTGAGCCAGAATGGTTGGACGCTAGGTGGCGAAAGCTCTGGTCACGTGCTAAATCTAGATTTGATCTGTACTGGGGACGGTATTATATCTAGTTTGCAGGTGCTTGCTGCTATGGTGTCACAAAATAAGACTCTACAAGATTTAGGTAATGGCTTTACCAAATACCCAATGAAGATGATTAATGTTCGCTATACAACCAGTAACGATCCAACTGAGCAGGAGATTGTTAAGAAGGCGGTTGAAGAGGTTGAGCAGCAATTGGCGGGCAAAGGTCGTGTGTTATTACGAAAATCAGGTACAGAGCCGGTGATCAGAGTCATGGTTGAAGCAGAGCAAGAGAAGCAAGTTATCGACTTTGCTACAAAAATTGCTGAAGTTGTTGAATCTGTGAGCAATTAG
- a CDS encoding alpha/beta hydrolase family protein codes for MPLKLTLTLLWFLSSSINASELLRNTYQAQRTDGSSIIYHLLKNNTDKSAHTLLLILQGSSCNSVLNIDSITSQYRNVLPNSDLLLIEKYGLDEQLPYSDNPERNDCPYAYLLNDSPQTRLADTSIVLDKVKQEFGYKTIALLGGSEGAVIANLVAAQNTDIDAVITFNGGGRWFIDDIKHNIRSQYQNDVDAQKDINEFIGFSNYILSGAEKHITVSGHGYKWWHEMLSMDQLNTVKAISQPMLIIQAQADSNVSPSQVKSLQSSLIAKPNIEFKYYSGLDHKFKDSQGESQLPLVIKDMNTWLKTKL; via the coding sequence ATGCCTCTAAAGCTGACGCTTACTTTGCTCTGGTTTTTATCTAGCAGCATCAATGCGAGCGAGTTACTGCGCAACACTTATCAAGCACAAAGAACAGACGGTTCGAGTATTATTTATCATCTTTTAAAAAATAATACAGACAAAAGCGCCCACACTCTATTATTGATTTTGCAAGGCTCAAGTTGTAACAGTGTTTTGAATATCGACTCTATTACTAGCCAATACAGAAATGTACTACCTAATTCTGATTTATTACTCATAGAAAAGTACGGGCTGGATGAGCAATTACCCTATAGTGACAACCCAGAGCGTAATGACTGCCCGTATGCATACTTACTCAACGACTCACCTCAAACTCGCTTAGCAGATACGAGCATTGTTCTAGATAAAGTTAAACAAGAGTTTGGCTACAAAACAATCGCGCTTTTAGGGGGGAGCGAGGGAGCGGTGATCGCAAACTTAGTTGCCGCACAAAATACCGATATAGACGCTGTAATAACTTTTAACGGCGGTGGTCGCTGGTTTATAGATGACATAAAACACAACATCAGGTCACAGTATCAGAACGACGTTGATGCACAAAAAGATATCAATGAATTTATTGGCTTTAGCAACTATATTCTTAGCGGTGCAGAAAAGCATATCACTGTTAGCGGACACGGATACAAATGGTGGCATGAAATGCTATCAATGGATCAGCTAAATACGGTAAAAGCAATCAGTCAACCCATGTTAATTATACAAGCGCAGGCAGACTCAAATGTCTCTCCCTCACAGGTAAAATCATTGCAATCTAGTTTAATAGCAAAGCCCAATATTGAATTTAAATATTACTCAGGGTTGGACCATAAATTCAAAGACAGTCAGGGTGAAAGCCAATTGCCGTTAGTGATAAAAGATATGAACACGTGGCTCAAAACAAAGCTATAA